The window TCTGATCCAGCGCCTTGCGCGCTTCCTGGCTCTGGGCCTGAATATCATCCCGGGCGGCGGTGAGAATCTTGTTCCCTTCCTCTCCGGCGGCAGCCAGAATATCCTTTTCTTCGGCCACAGCTTCCTTCTTAGAACTCTCTCTGATCTCCCCGGCCTCCCGGCGGGCCCGGTCCAATGCGGCCTGATACTCGTCCAGTTTGGATCTGGCCTGGGCGTTGAACTCCTCTATCCCGCTGAGATCGGAGGACATCTTCTCTTGGCGCTGTTTGACAATCCCGCGGATCGGCTTATAGATAAGAAAATTGAGCAGGGCCAGGAGGATCAGGAAATTGACGAGCTGAATGAATAAGGTGATGTTGAGTTCTATCATGCCGCCTCCCTGGAATTTGTGAAATTTGTTGCAAACTGGAAAGTGTTTACCTTATTTCGGGTGCCCTGTCAAAGATTTTTTGAAGTAAAACCAGCTCATTCACGCCCTCAGCAGGCGCCGGACGGCATTTGTTCTTTTTTTCACTACCATGCGCCGCTTTGGCCCGTTGCTGGCCTCCAGGTCTGGATCAGGGAATGGGCCTTTGACTCCTGCCGACCTGCGAACACTTCGGTCCGGGATTACAGGGCCCGCATCCACTCCGGCTTGAGCTGGACTCCTCCCTCCAAGGCCCGGTCGATGAGCCCGAGGGTTTCCTCCTTCTGGTCCGGAAAGCGGACCCGGATGGGCAGATAGTTGGAGGCGTGGTTGGCCATGAACAGTCCCCGGTCCAGGTCGGTATGGGCCAGCATCTCCCGCAGCTCCATGAGCACGCCGCGCTCATCCGGAAGGTGGAAGCGTCCCTGCTCCCAGTCGGCATGCAGAGGCGTTCCGGGAATGAGCATGACCGTCAGAGCCCCCACATAATCCGGATTCATAGCCGTTAAGAGCTCCCCAGTGGCCCTGGCGTGCTCCAGGGACCTCTGGGTTCCGGCGATACCCAGAAGGACGGTGACCGACAGCTTGATCCCGGCCCGGCGCACCTTATGTCCGGCCTGGATCAGCTCCTTTGCCGTTGTTCCTTTCTGTATCCCGGCCAGAGTTCGGTCGTCTCCGCTTTCCGCACCCAGATACAAAATGCCCAGCTTGAGCTCCCGCAGCCGGGCAAGCTCCTGGTCGGTCTTCTTCCGGATGGACTTGGCGTTGGCATAGGCCCCGATTCTGGTCACCCAGGGGAGCTTGGCGTTTATCTCCTCCAAAAGGGGCACCAGCTTGCGCTGGGGGATGATCAGGGCATCGCCGTCCATGAGGAACACCCGCCGCTGCCTGCGCATGGTCCGGGCGGCGAAGTCGATATCCTCAGAGATGATCCGCGGATCCTTGATCCTGAACTGCTTGTCTTTGTAACTGCCGCAAAATGTGCATTTGTTGTGTGAACAGCCCAGAGTAACCTGCAGCAGGATGCTGTCCGCCTCGCTCGGAGGCCGGATGCAATGCCCTTCATAATGCATTCCGTCCATTTCAGATGCTCCTTATCCTCAATCTTGACGAAGGCATGTTCTTCAGCCAATCTCATTCTGTGCACAACCAGGAGACCACACGGAGGCAACATGCACGATTTCATGGCCCGGTACGAGGGCAAGACCCTGCCCCCGGAGCGGGCGGTCAAGACCATCAAGAACGGCAGCCGGGTGTTCATCGGCACAGGATGCGGCGAACCTCAAGCCCTGATCCGGGCCATGGTCCAGGATATGAACATCCAGGACATCGTCATCTATCAGATGCTTTCCTCCACCTGCGCCCAGTTTGTCAACGACCCCTCGTTCCTGAGCCGTTTTTCCCTCAAGCTCTTTTTCATCAGCCAGCACATGCGCCAGGCGGCCTTTGAAGGGAAGATCGACTACATCCCGGCCTACCTGTCCCAGATTCCGGCCCTTTTCAACTCCCAGCAGATCGGCCTGGATGTGGCCCTGATCCAGGTCAGCCCCCCGGACAAGTTCGGCTACTGCAGCCTGGGCATCTCCGTGGATATCACTCTGGCCGGACTGAAGAACGCCGACACGGTCATCGCCCAGGTCAACCCGAACATGCCCCGGACCTGGGGGGACAGCTTTGTGCACGTGGACGAGATCGACACTCTGGTCTGGCACGAGGAATCCCTGGTGGAGATGGTCAATGTGACCAAAAACGAACAAATAGTCAAAAGGATCGCCGCCTATGTCAGCCAGCTCATAGACGACGGATGCACCCTGCAGGTCGGCTTCGGGCATCTCCCTGACGCCCTGCTTCCCTACCTGACCTCCCACAAGGACCTGGGCATCCATACCCAGGTCATAACCGACGGATTTCTCCCCCTTTTGCAGCAAAAGATCATCACCAACAAGATGAAATCCTATCTCCCGGACCGGGTTGTGGCCTCCCTGTGCATGGGATCAGAACAGCTCTATTCCTACGTGGACAACAACCCCATGTTCTACTTCCGGTCCTCACAGTTCGTGAACGACCCCAACGTCATCGCCCGCAACGACAATCTGATTTCCTTGAGCTCCGCTTTGGAAGTCGATTTGACCGGACAGATCTGCACAGACTCCAAGGGGTATTTATTCTACAGCGGCATCGGGGACCAGGTGGACTTCATCCGGGGGGCGGCCATGTCCCGGGGCGGGTTTTCCATTATCGCCCTGCCTTCCACGGCCCAAAACGACGAGGTCTCCAGGATTGTCCCCCATCTCAGCGAGGGAGCCGGTGTGGCCACCACCCGGGGGGACGTGG is drawn from Desulfovermiculus halophilus DSM 18834 and contains these coding sequences:
- the atpF gene encoding F0F1 ATP synthase subunit B codes for the protein MIELNITLFIQLVNFLILLALLNFLIYKPIRGIVKQRQEKMSSDLSGIEEFNAQARSKLDEYQAALDRARREAGEIRESSKKEAVAEEKDILAAAGEEGNKILTAARDDIQAQSQEARKALDQKVKKYAKQVTDKVLVKA
- a CDS encoding radical SAM protein → MDGMHYEGHCIRPPSEADSILLQVTLGCSHNKCTFCGSYKDKQFRIKDPRIISEDIDFAARTMRRQRRVFLMDGDALIIPQRKLVPLLEEINAKLPWVTRIGAYANAKSIRKKTDQELARLRELKLGILYLGAESGDDRTLAGIQKGTTAKELIQAGHKVRRAGIKLSVTVLLGIAGTQRSLEHARATGELLTAMNPDYVGALTVMLIPGTPLHADWEQGRFHLPDERGVLMELREMLAHTDLDRGLFMANHASNYLPIRVRFPDQKEETLGLIDRALEGGVQLKPEWMRAL
- a CDS encoding bifunctional acetyl-CoA hydrolase/transferase family protein/GNAT family N-acetyltransferase, whose translation is MHDFMARYEGKTLPPERAVKTIKNGSRVFIGTGCGEPQALIRAMVQDMNIQDIVIYQMLSSTCAQFVNDPSFLSRFSLKLFFISQHMRQAAFEGKIDYIPAYLSQIPALFNSQQIGLDVALIQVSPPDKFGYCSLGISVDITLAGLKNADTVIAQVNPNMPRTWGDSFVHVDEIDTLVWHEESLVEMVNVTKNEQIVKRIAAYVSQLIDDGCTLQVGFGHLPDALLPYLTSHKDLGIHTQVITDGFLPLLQQKIITNKMKSYLPDRVVASLCMGSEQLYSYVDNNPMFYFRSSQFVNDPNVIARNDNLISLSSALEVDLTGQICTDSKGYLFYSGIGDQVDFIRGAAMSRGGFSIIALPSTAQNDEVSRIVPHLSEGAGVATTRGDVDIVVTEYGIAELHGKGIYQRVMELAQIAHPKFREELIQEAKKRHYIFNDQLPPTKQDLIFLENYKTYLNLPNGKDVEFRPLLPSDEFASRNFYYSLQENTVYYRFFNMRKVFSREMLQQQWASVDYRKNMTIIGLVQRGKHKEIVAIGSYAKAEEDTAEVAFVVKEEYQNQGIGTYLVQTLEMIAKENKYSAFTATVLTENTNMIHVFQKCYPQAQIKRSGGGDVEIYMPFQEQ